A single Oncorhynchus kisutch isolate 150728-3 linkage group LG19, Okis_V2, whole genome shotgun sequence DNA region contains:
- the LOC109879852 gene encoding G-protein coupled receptor 151-like: MDKLPGVNVSTANSSTVDRLRPSFIERGSYEHLDPGELHVLVPVILGVICVLGLAGTLTSMGILISNAHRGKLSLINALILNLMFADGLVLAFALPFRAAAFSKPTWTLGWAVCKTCDWFLQSCMAAKSFTVAVLAKACYRYVSNPTKQVSIRLRSILLVMWFLWLSACSAPIPTWLFSSLQRETRGLVCVQVVPPEAQDFMSVYVKAYPLGVFCAPLSFALLYFWWAYGRCQRRCSKTQNLRTQIRSRKLTLMLFSLTVAMAMLWLPQWVVWVWERHAAEREAQEPREEEPFVVFSPPLLFSISALLLTFSLSLVNPIIVLSLSEEFTEGYRGLWRRLTLRKHTPSNPNPKPGPHAPTAPQSPCPRPETSGQLQGGDGSLGPIPTQETRVDPQPQAEQGGVEEVDVEGESPRDGIVLLDVEQFWHERETGSMTEENDPIPWEHQEGAPAEGRK, encoded by the coding sequence ATGGATAAACTGCCAGGGGTGAACGTATCCACTGCTAATAGCTCGACTGTGGACCGACTTCGTCCTTCGTTCATAGAGCGTGGTTCCTACGAGCACCTGGATCCAGGCGAGCTGCATGTCCTTGTGCCTGTCATTCTGGGGGTGATCTGTGTCCTTGGGCTGGCCGGTACTCTCACATCTATGGGCATCCTGATCTCCAACGCCCACCGTGGGAAACTCTCCCTCATCAATGCTCTCATCCTCAACCTGATGTTTGCCGACGGCCTTGTCCTGGCATTCGCCCTCCCGTTCCGTGCCGCCGCCTTCTCCAAACCCACCTGGACGCTTGGCTGGGCAGTGTGCAAGACCTGTGATTGGTTCCTGCAGAGCTGCATGGCTGCGAAGAGTTTTACCGTAGCGGTGTTGGCTAAGGCTTGTTACCGTTACGTCTCTAACCCGACTAAACAGGTCAGCATCCGTCTACGCTCCATCCTATTGGTGATGTGGTTCCTCTGGCTGTCTGCCTGCTCCGCTCCCATCCCTACCTGGCTGTTCTcctcactgcagagagagacccgGGGGCTGGTGTGTGTGCAGGTGGTTCCCCCCGAAGCGCAGGACTTCATGTCGGTCTACGTCAAGGCGTACCCCCTGGGTGTGTTCTGTGCCCCTTTGAGTTTTGCCCTGCTGTATTTCTGGTGGGCGTATGGGCGGTGCCAGCGGCGCTGTAGTAAGACCCAGAACCTCCGAACGCAGATCAGATCCAggaagctcacgctgatgttgttCAGTCTGACGGTAGCCATGGCGATGCTGTGGCTGCCACAGTGGGTGGTCTGGGTGTGGGAGCGGCACGCCGCGGAGCGAGAGGCACAGGAACCGAGAGAGGAAGAACCCTTTGtcgtcttctctccccctctcctcttctccatctccgCCCTGctcctcaccttctctctctccctggtgaACCCCATCATCGTCCTCTCTCTGTCGGAGGAGTTCACAGAGGGGTACAGGGGTCTGTGGAGGCGCCTTACTCTTCGTAAACACACCCCGTCCAACCCAAACCCCAAACCCGGGCCCCACGCACCCACCGCCCCCCAGTCACCTTGCCCACGACCAGAGACCTCAGGCCAGCTGCAGGGAGGAGATGGAAGCCTAGGCCCCATCCCTACCCAGGAGACTAGAGTTGATCCCCAGCCCCAGGCGGagcagggaggggtggaggaggtggatgtggagggagagagcccCCGGGATGGGATCGTGCTGCTGGATGTGGAGCAGTTCtggcatgagagagagacaggctcgATGACAGAGGAGAATGATCCCATACCCTGGGAGCACCAAGAGGGAGCACCAGCCGAggggaggaagtga